The sequence below is a genomic window from Chryseobacterium foetidum.
CATTTTTGATGAGCTTGGCGCGTTCGGAACCGATTCCTTTTACAAATTCTATGGGAGTTTCTAAAGTCAGAACTGAATTTTTTGAAGCACGAATTTCGGGAAAATTTAGTAATAAAAAAAGCTTTCGATTTTGAAAGCCTGATTGTTTTACGTCTCCCGCAGATCATGCAGATAGAGCAGATTTTTAAATTGAATGAAATTGCAAAGATGTCAACTAAAATCAATTTAAATTTAAAATGTTTCTTTTAAAAATATTGCCACGAATAAACGAATGAGTTTGAAACATTTCAAAACAATTTAATTCGTGAATTCGTGCCAGTTTATAGCCAAAAGCTAAAAGCCAGCAGCCATTCGCCAACTATTCTTTTATCTTAGACTTAAATTTTTTCTGATAATCTTCCCACTCAGCCTGAGTTTTAAATTTTTTATGAAGATCTCCCGAAATGAAAACGAGGTAAGGCTCCAGTTCCTTAGCTGTCAATTCGCCCTGTAACATGGTAATCGGACGACCGGTTTCATCCAGGAAAGCGGTTGTGGGAACTGCATTCACATTCATAAACTGAGTAAACTCGTGAAGGGAATTTCTTCCTCTTTTCTGCGAAGTGTTTTCATTTGAAAATTTCCTTCCGTAAACTTCTATCGTTTTTCTATCCTCAGCATTGAATTTTACGGGATAGTAACTGGTGTTGAGAATATCGTAAATCACGGCGTTTCCGTAGGTTTTTTTATCCATTATTTTACACGGTCCGCACCAGTCTGCATAGAAGTCGATGAGTATTTTTTTTGGTTGTGTTTTCTGGGCTTCAAGTGCTTCTTCAATGGTCATCCATTTTACCTGAGAAAAGGCGAAAACGGATTGGATAATGAAGATGAAAGCGAATATTTTTTTCATAATTAATTTAAAATTAAATCGTTAGCGAACCTCCT
It includes:
- a CDS encoding thioredoxin family protein, producing the protein MKKIFAFIFIIQSVFAFSQVKWMTIEEALEAQKTQPKKILIDFYADWCGPCKIMDKKTYGNAVIYDILNTSYYPVKFNAEDRKTIEVYGRKFSNENTSQKRGRNSLHEFTQFMNVNAVPTTAFLDETGRPITMLQGELTAKELEPYLVFISGDLHKKFKTQAEWEDYQKKFKSKIKE